A portion of the Pararge aegeria chromosome 10, ilParAegt1.1, whole genome shotgun sequence genome contains these proteins:
- the LOC120627112 gene encoding uncharacterized protein LOC120627112: MITQIYSVPLLLVFLQPVHLRRPMQRSTTQEPSLPVELRDGDLAAWKIPNQIFCDEMERNLDRTFLILPWWHHYCQDFKEKKAKQHPWTDNYLPIHRTVLDKLHRFRRSRPKLGNVHSKSLMGNI; the protein is encoded by the exons ATGATAACACAG ATTTATAGTGTTCCGCTACTATTAGTTTTCCTCCAGCCTGTTCATCTTCGCAGGCCAATGCAAAGGTCAACCACACAAGAGCCTTCGCTCCCGGTAGAGTTACGTGATGGAGATCTAGCAGCTTGGAAGATACCCAACCAGATTTTCTGTGATGAAATGGAGAGGAATCTTGACAGAACGTTTCTGATACTTCCGTGGTGGCATCACTACTGTCAG GACTTTAAGGAAAAGAAAGCTAAACAACATCCGTGGACTGATAACTATTTGCCGATCCACAGAACTGTGTTAGACAAGTTACACCGGTTCAGACGGAGTCGTCCGAAACTCGGGAACGTTCACTCGAAGAGTTTGATGGGAAATATTTAA